In Candidatus Promineifilum breve, one genomic interval encodes:
- the mrdA gene encoding penicillin-binding protein 2 yields MSSIGWKPPDERDPEIHQIPGVGGRLLFMRVIVVFVLSLLVYRVYWLQQTAGEDLGTRATDNQFAVLTTNAPRGVIVDRNGFPLANNKPSFNVTITPAFLPTEEGEIEAVFSRLAELTGVPITNTVAQQQLVASANPELVNTYSRLAEIYGANVEETLDQAGVVPQLADSIEGIVAENSFAPYVPAVITTGVPISMAYRIEQESIYMPGVRVIPQALREYPSGDYTAHIIGYMGPVPNQNWIDLLGYERDDRVGWAGLESSMEIELAGTRGERTIEKDWTGREVRQVGEEIPPEAGLNLHLTLDLRLQEIAYDIVRQYMVANSQEARRDEITGEQTLPEIEQAAVVAMNPKTGEVLAMVNLPTFDNNRFQTEVPVDYYLGLARNEYTPLVNHAISGTYPPGSTFKLVPASAALAEGVISPDRYILDPGTIEIPNRFAPNDPGRVQPFVCWNLAGHGLVNMRLAIKHSCDVYFYKVTGGFDQDGEFVEGLTVDRINLYGSQFGYGRVQGIELPLEATGNLPTRAWKRQSYGEPWSTGDDYNLGIGQGFMTATPMQQAQMASVIANGGFLYRPRIVHHMTDDDGNVVIVDGDSKIIARARPGRDGETILTDADGNPLVDPTINVQFDADGNYIFQPEVIDTLAVDRESIQVVQEGMRMVNQRLSEEDFGTGATYVDWTALEEAGIPTAGKTGTAEYCDNIAIDRGWCRFEDIAQRRILPTHAWYVAYAPYDDPEIAVAVFVFNGGEGSLWATPIACHVIAAYFGAGQYASLMGELTPEEAAAQPTMCAPTNPGLFSPILPQLSSTAPATPATPEPAFDGIVPVDPSTGIEESGE; encoded by the coding sequence ATGTCCAGTATCGGATGGAAACCACCGGACGAGCGCGACCCGGAGATTCACCAAATCCCCGGCGTCGGCGGCCGCCTGCTCTTCATGCGCGTCATCGTCGTCTTCGTGTTGTCGCTCCTGGTCTATCGCGTCTACTGGCTCCAGCAAACGGCCGGCGAAGACCTGGGGACGCGGGCCACCGACAATCAGTTCGCCGTGCTGACTACCAATGCCCCACGCGGCGTCATCGTGGATCGCAATGGCTTCCCCCTGGCCAATAACAAGCCCAGTTTCAACGTGACCATCACCCCCGCCTTCCTGCCCACCGAGGAGGGCGAAATCGAAGCGGTTTTCAGTCGTCTGGCGGAACTGACCGGCGTTCCCATCACCAACACGGTCGCCCAGCAACAGCTCGTCGCCAGCGCCAACCCGGAACTGGTGAACACCTATAGCCGGTTGGCCGAAATCTACGGCGCGAACGTGGAAGAGACGCTCGATCAGGCCGGCGTCGTGCCCCAGTTGGCCGACAGCATCGAGGGCATCGTGGCCGAGAACAGCTTTGCGCCCTACGTGCCGGCCGTCATCACCACCGGCGTGCCCATCTCCATGGCCTACCGCATCGAGCAGGAGAGCATCTACATGCCCGGCGTGCGCGTCATCCCCCAGGCGTTGCGCGAATATCCGTCGGGCGACTATACGGCCCACATCATCGGCTACATGGGGCCGGTTCCCAACCAGAACTGGATCGACTTGCTGGGCTACGAGCGCGACGACCGCGTGGGCTGGGCCGGGCTGGAATCGTCGATGGAGATCGAACTGGCCGGAACCAGAGGCGAGCGCACCATCGAGAAAGATTGGACCGGCCGCGAAGTGCGCCAGGTAGGCGAAGAGATCCCGCCCGAGGCCGGGCTGAACCTACATCTAACCCTCGACCTGCGCCTGCAAGAGATCGCCTACGACATCGTGCGCCAATACATGGTCGCTAACAGTCAGGAAGCGCGCCGCGACGAGATCACCGGCGAGCAAACCCTGCCGGAGATCGAGCAGGCGGCCGTGGTCGCCATGAACCCCAAGACCGGCGAAGTGCTGGCGATGGTCAACCTGCCCACCTTCGACAACAACCGATTCCAGACCGAAGTGCCGGTCGATTATTACCTGGGTCTGGCCCGCAACGAATACACGCCGCTGGTGAACCACGCCATCAGCGGCACCTACCCGCCCGGCTCGACGTTCAAGCTGGTGCCGGCCTCGGCCGCGCTGGCCGAGGGCGTCATCTCCCCCGACCGGTACATCTTGGACCCCGGCACCATCGAAATTCCCAACCGCTTCGCCCCCAACGACCCCGGCCGCGTGCAGCCCTTTGTCTGCTGGAATCTGGCCGGGCATGGGCTGGTGAACATGCGTCTGGCGATCAAGCATTCCTGCGACGTCTACTTCTACAAAGTCACCGGCGGCTTCGACCAGGACGGCGAATTCGTGGAGGGGCTGACGGTCGATCGCATCAATCTCTATGGCAGCCAATTCGGCTATGGCCGCGTTCAGGGCATCGAATTGCCGCTGGAGGCCACCGGCAATCTGCCCACCCGCGCCTGGAAACGCCAGTCCTACGGTGAACCGTGGTCGACCGGCGACGATTACAACCTGGGCATCGGCCAGGGCTTTATGACGGCCACGCCAATGCAACAGGCGCAGATGGCCTCGGTCATCGCCAACGGCGGCTTCCTCTACCGGCCGCGCATCGTCCATCACATGACCGATGACGACGGCAACGTGGTCATCGTAGACGGGGACAGCAAGATCATCGCCCGCGCCCGCCCCGGCCGCGACGGCGAGACGATCCTGACCGACGCCGACGGCAACCCGCTGGTAGACCCGACGATCAACGTGCAGTTCGACGCTGACGGCAACTACATCTTCCAGCCGGAGGTCATCGACACGCTGGCCGTCGACCGGGAGTCCATCCAGGTGGTGCAGGAAGGGATGCGGATGGTGAACCAGCGCCTGAGCGAAGAGGACTTCGGCACGGGCGCGACCTACGTCGATTGGACGGCGCTGGAGGAAGCGGGCATCCCCACGGCGGGCAAGACGGGCACGGCCGAATATTGCGACAACATCGCCATCGACCGCGGCTGGTGCCGGTTTGAGGACATTGCTCAACGGCGCATTCTGCCCACCCACGCCTGGTACGTGGCCTATGCTCCCTACGACGACCCGGAGATCGCCGTGGCGGTCTTCGTCTTCAACGGCGGCGAGGGATCGCTGTGGGCCACGCCCATCGCCTGCCACGTCATCGCCGCCTATTTCGGCGCGGGGCAATATGCGTCGCTGATGGGCGAACTGACCCCGGAAGAGGCCGCCGCGCAACCGACCATGTGCGCCCCGACGAACCCCGGCCTCTTCTCGCCGATCTTGCCGCAACTGAGCAGCACCGCGCCCGCCACCCCGGCCACCCCCGAACCGGCCTTCGATGGCATTGTGCCTGTCGATCCCAGTACGGGCATTGAGGAGAGTGGCGAGTAG